AGATTAATATTAGATCTAATTTTAAGGTTCCTaataatattatctagttaataatattattagtattaagggtattgtcttgggtgcaatcaaaaggagcaACTTATGTACTTGAAGTTTGGAAATCATCCtattttttaagctcaagaacaaggatAGGAAGGAGTCCTTCCTTGTGCCCTAAAACCGTTTACCATAATGTTAGGATAtatccattttctccttatttctatttatttttttattgcatgcactagatcttgtgggtctaaattaacaagtaatttagAGAATAATTAAAAGAGTCTAATTAAAGGTTAaagaacctaacaagtggtatcagagctttgttgATGCATGCAAATCATTTTATAGGTTTTTACGAGTTAttagatgactaaaataaaaaccgtaAAATTTGTGTCAATATAGTATATACACAAATTTTTAAATGCATGTATAAATTCTattcctaaaatgttttaggttattttagatgatttatggaattttattgctcacttttataatttattgaataataataacattttaatgagtaaaatggttgtttattaactaaaattagttagactttgAAACTGGCCAcaaaattttaatatgatctcacatgcatattttaattattgtatgtaaaatttaaagttaatgtgattaattttgcatgatttatgattttaatggttaaaatggaataaatcgagattacataagctaaaaatagctaaaatgaatttcatgacatgagaaaattattttaagttacaTTTATACCCTACATATCCGATATGAAGTTGGAAacttgattagattaattttcgtaTGCTTTAGGTATTTTATtcgataaaaccgataaatcacaactatatttttctctaaattaattcaaatttttaaccaaaatttttgacattatgaaggTCATGGGAATatttcagaatgttcaaaaatttaaatttcaaatttatagattattgtaattaaatttggaattatttcataaaagttatgataATTAGGGTTAAATATGAGCAATAATATAAaaacaagttgaattattgtcaactTATTAGTgtagactaattttgagtcctaaaaacagttagggtaattaacttggacttaaatttgatttaagtattattttgtgattttttttttgcaagaagtgAGATCTTTCATTAATAGAAAGAAATAGGACTTACAAAGAAACACCCACTAGAGGACAGGACCCCTCTATTAAGGCGAATTTACAAGGCAAGACTAATACTAGCAGCCTCATTAGTGAGGTCATTCATATACGCTAAGACACGAACTCGGATTACATTTTTAATCATATAAATAAATTGATCAGAAGAACGAGAAGTATCCTGAAAAATTCGTGCATTTCGCTCAGCCCATAAATTGTAAACCACCGCAGCCAAAGTACATTTGGCCCATTTCTTGCGTAAATTTTTCCCAGTGACCTGAGCCAATCTTCTAAGCTCATGATTTAGACTCAAATGGCGTCTTGTGAACCCTTGCCAAGTAAACAAAGCCTGAAGAACACAAGAAGAGTACTCACAAGCAAAGAAGAGGTGTTGTGTACTTTCCTCAGCCTTGAAGCATAAAACACAATGACTGACTATGTGAAAACCTCTTTTACAGAGGTTATCAGTTGTTGAGAGGCAATTTTGCATGGCAAGGAGGATAATAACCCTATGCCTTGGCACATTGACAGGATCCATGATGGCTTTAGTCCAGTATAGCTTAGGAGTGATACCTCTGAAAATTTGATAGACAGTCCTCAATCTGGCAGGAGGAGAGCCATTATCATGCATAAGCTTAGCCTGATGCACGCCCATAAGTTGGATGAGCTGGTCACGAAGCTTAGTTAAACGCTTCCAGATTGAGGAAGAAGTCACAAGGGGCTGAATAGTCCAGATGTCTGCATCCCTAATGATATATGAATGCATGATATATGAATGCATCCATTTAGTCCAAACAGTCCCAGCACTGCAAgtaattattttgtgattttaataagttaaaagtcacgcatttccataaaactgaGGAATGTTCGATACCATATAGTAGGGCGATTTGACACATTCATTTTGCATGTTGAATACATATATTTATATTGTTGCATATTTTTATAGATGAATgtcattttaatttatgtaattttgaatcatgtaatttatcttagtatggccttagtttaattggtatttcccgtaatgtaagggaatatcgatacggttgtaattttatgtgatctcgcatcaccgttttgtaatttaatagatttaaatttttattacaaatgtataataggaaatgcaatgtattttattattatatttggaATTTCGGAGTTTCCTAATGACGGAGccgagttccgatcaagacggtgtttccttgggaggcgtgtcacataaagttcaagggaccaaaggagttggtttcctaattataatagattattagattttctattctaCGAaatgccatactaggaatttgttttattttgcatgttttattttttatatgtttgcatgcttgccaaatcgccataacatcacatgcatatcCTTTTATATCGAGTTCtcgaccttgtcaattataattatcgatagatcacataatttagttcacttaaaagagatagataataaattgacaaaacCTCTCACATTTTATAatattgagacttagccttaccaaatagtaggaacccatgaatcccaatttcattaggggtGCAATACggtatttgtaacacccccatatccagaggagccttaactaggccttccttagcatataagggcattaccatctcggttacccgagaacagcaataatcaaacgtcgataaaagaactattatttTATATTACACGTGTTTTaaaccaactgatgatataaaagatacaactcaaagactacttgctaaaactatcaaatctcgtgaagactcatccctgcccggactccagctatcaacgacatcaacacctgctaagacagactgctcaccataagggatcacggcagacacataaaacaagaagacaaccacacacggtcagtactgagataaaacACAGCAAAGCCAACAACAACTAGCAATACAATGTAACACAACCAGCTACACACAAGCAacccacaccgatcaatctccgtcaccgactgtccactggaccagccctgccagtgggggaccgcagccatacccaccaaatccccgctcatcataccgagcgataaccctgtcccattaatgtgcacatccccttccgtggcgggtttcacgaagggcgaaactagggcgtgaagccactcccgcaagtgactccactcacccgagaacgcatctcgagaaccagagacaaacagtcacaatcacaatacaacaacaaccgtctgaatgaatcaaaaacacacaacaaccgacacactagaccatctacagaaactgagtaggcgaacctacctttaagcaaccgcaaccaatccatgccaacatacgacatatccagcaaccaagcaaagcctataaccacaatacaacatctattactaccaagcaaaccctaatcgtAAAGACAAAGAcaaggatgatgatgacgacatacctataaaGAGAAATCCTGCAAaagactgctacccgactcaaactatgctctcctaaggcacaaggaccttcaaaaggcttccatggaggttttatggtgaagggaagggaaagaggcgactgaaggctaggaggaatgaggcggaaatggtttgcggatttaacaaaacgcgattaaaaaccctcgctgaaaactcgatactcgatcgagtaccccacatactcgatcgagtgaccccctactcgatcgagtgaccacgctactcgatcgagtagcctctactctatcgagtaccactcataactcgtaacccaagatggCTTTGGCatgcacttctaagaactattcccgctcccaaggtcagtcaacgctggtcaacgggtctctaaaagggcgggtattacagtcttccccccttaaaaagaacttcatcctcgaagttcaactcacctaactcAACGCACAAGACACGAGAAGACACGACATCACTATTCTTTCGACACAAATTACCTACTTCCCTGAAacgccatcccccatgtcatcaaaTCATCATTATCTAACGCTCTGTTCATATCGACTCTTACAGCTATCACATAGACATCATCATTATCAATTGTCGCTCTATATGTATACATCCACCCTTACAAACTatcatatataaaacatcaatctcgcaatacgaaccagcacaaacgacgatcacccatcatatggtaacaactatcgacccgaaacatatctcataactaataccaccatgttactcaacaacgcgattctattacgacacattGCACCACAACTATCTATTTATGACATACTATCACATTCACttcaatgaactaaagtaaccacttacacttcatataagcaatgtgatcaaagtactagaaaattttgtaattaaacaacaaaacattataaatgaATAACAACATAACGTCAAAattagcctttttattttgcgacattactcttcccctctaaaaggaacttcgtccccgaagttcaccaccaaaattaccacacatattacctattacttgtatcataacataaattataaccatattatttattatggacattactcactaacctatactcgttaaattagaaatcatatacaaaccaccggaataactagccgccgtcgaTAAAGCACGTTAATATCGTATGCACAAGCGTATGAAAAGATGTAACTCCGATGAATAGATCGTAATATGGCGGGTTTAAtatcaaagcaacaagaaaccaTCACCACTTCACTATTTGTGACGAAAATGTATATAAAACTCAAGCACGACttctaacatatgaaattaacggttcaaaggtgttactaagcATTACGAACCATGCTaaacatcaaacatgtaagtataaaacaattaaacacttttaattttcgaaaatttcctgtaacagtgctactcgatcgagtatgtaagggtactcgatcgagtgccatgctactcgatagagtgtcttggctactcgatcgagtagcccgagatcagaatgcatcAACTCTGCCATACttgtagctactcgatcgagtatgggggtactctgtcgagtacctacaggtcaaatgcCTTTGGAAAACTTGGCATAAACCCAAGTATATACATAATCATCGCATAAAAgtgagtcgggatgacttcccgacCCCCAAAATCAATCCTGCAACAATGTTAACtaacaaatccggccttatggccaacaatacaagtccatGATCAAAGTTTCAACAAAAACAACTACCAATAtctaacaacactaccaacatctAATACCAACGACCATAAACAAAGATAGAACTAGGAGCATCACtgctcctgctgctgctgctcaaccattAACTCATCTCCTCCACCATCACCTCCCGAGGTGCCCGCTCCGGATGACCCGATGCCTGCCTCCACTCCCGCTCCCACTCCCGGGCCTACAtgccatggggtcaaaccaccgtagggaaaggactgaggcgtcccccaagctgactgatccactcCGTAAGAGTGGAagaccccactatagtccccaacaccactgcaccaaaccggatgcggttcctcggtccctatcccctgagtgtacgccatctcatacatattcctgagtgtcaaagtagatgacactctctctgccaagtagctagatcgtgtctccggggtgtcgaggtaagggtagcacgggaaAGGATGCTGCTGCAGCTGCTGTGGCgctaccggccgtggcctagactctgaggtcctctccctcactcggcgGGGTCCTCTCCCTAACCTGGGTCTCTTCTCCCTGACCGCCGTGTTCTCCCCCTTCtttggctcgggcatcacctctaGGATTGCGtcatcgatgaggtaggtctgcaactgACGGGGCacgtcatcctcctcctcctcctcgtcggagtcaacagctgtcaccaccggctctaacggctcggtaggtggaaggtgctcaggagccggaatccccatccaactcacgccccatatcctccaagctaggctaccgtcagccaaagttctcaaccacttcaggtcgagaCAGTAGTCACGGTCCACAGGCACTGGGGTAGCCAGAGGCACCTACTccggagaagcctcaaaggaggttagcttttcagctgaCCGattggcgatagcgccacaactcaagtaccaggaagaggcagtagccatcaagtCAAGGCCAGCACAgacgatggaaggagcattaaagaccactttcctggcccgctccgggttcaagtaagacatcagaattaacacctcatggttgttcagtttactgatatccggtcgatcataaaggaggttcgagagggaacgaagaaagatcctcaatgtgacatgctgaacatcattaatcagcatgttacttgaggtgggagctggttttccggtcagacaaggcattaggcggcagataccgcactcagcagggatatcagtgatggagtccttgggaggcttggccaacccaaggtgagaagcaaattggtccatagaaagcaagaaactggtgttcatcaaccgaaactcaacggtctgggcagctgggtcatagaTAAAAGAGCTAATAAACTCCAAGGTGAGAAAAGGGtaggagtgtttcctcagcctatacaaccccGTAAAACCCAAAGTCTTGAATATGTGAcagacatccgtctctattcccaactcCTCCAAAagtgtagtatctatacacctcgtcggcctcattttgcgtttttgcaaaactacaaaacgctctctctgtttgaaatctacaaacacaaCAGAAGGGTATTCCGGaaccgcgggtaccacgggtcaactcccctccccaatctcaggctgtgtcaccctcccccgtttactctgacgggtccctacgttcggtctcgaCATCTTTTTCGGCATATGATTTAAacaaacttgtataaacatgtaaAGCATACAATTCACTCAATTGAACTTGGATGCAAAACTAAGTACACATTTTCACCAGTAATTTCCCAATTTGATAAGCACATTCGGTTTATAGCTACTCATGTTTACTAGTTGTGAAAAGTTTATCATGATGAATACACATGCCCAACAAATTccaacatcctagcatgattctaaggtcaCTCCATACACACTCCTAATAACATGTGAGGCATTTGTACAAGTTCATGGAAAAGTAACTTAGGACATATTATCAtcaccttcaatattagaaacgaATAACTCAgttaaacttgtcagacggtctctacagctgtaattaTTTTGTCATATTCTTCATGAATTAACACCACTAcaatcatattgaagttcaacctttACTTAAACAGTCATATACAACCCCAATTTTCAGATATAACAAACGAATTTCcacttggggcacttttaagacggagttttaaggcaactttttaaggtgataatcatcaaaattcactcttcaacatgatataaacaatatatAGTACTCAATTCTATCATCTAATCATTGTAAAACAATCAaaattcaatttcgatttttgtaaaccctagaaatttcggtttcaatttggcaatttctagtctattttacagcaattaatcaccaacaatcaaggaaagaaggcatgtgaatcatattacaacaattaaaagcaacaaattgATCATATGAACCGAAATTTTCAGGTTATACACTCATCCTCAACATATTTAAGGCATAAGAACAtgcaaataaggaagaaatcataccttgattgagtagtaaagtaaaggaacgaaattgaacaaagaaaacaaccccaagaatcaccactaacaCACGAGATGAGGAAGCTTTTGAGAGGAAATTTAGGATTAGGGTTCTAAATAGGAAGGAGGAATGAGAGGAATAAGggaaagaataggggttttaagaaacccgtaagtggCTCTGTActatagcctactcgatcgagtgcctagggtactcgatcgagtaccaccctactcgatc
The Silene latifolia isolate original U9 population chromosome 11, ASM4854445v1, whole genome shotgun sequence genome window above contains:
- the LOC141613893 gene encoding uncharacterized protein LOC141613893 — its product is MHSYIIRDADIWTIQPLVTSSSIWKRLTKLRDQLIQLMGVHQAKLMHDNGSPPARLRTVYQIFRGITPKLYWTKAIMDPVNVPRHRVIILLAMQNCLSTTDNLCKRGFHIVSHCVLCFKAEESTQHLFFACEYSSCVLQALFTWQGFTRRHLSLNHELRRLAQVTGKNLRKKWAKCTLAAVVYNLWAERNARIFQDTSRSSDQFIYMIKNVIRVRVLAYMNDLTNEAASISLAL